Part of the Mus caroli chromosome 1, CAROLI_EIJ_v1.1, whole genome shotgun sequence genome, TAGCACCTCTCTTAGGTTATACAAAtgcattttcacttttaaaacaaagaaccttgtttgtttgcttgtttgcttgcttgttgagacagggtctctctatgtagccttggctgtcctggaactcactacacagaAGACCAAGCTAGTTTCAAACTCACATAggtccacttgtctctgcctcccaagcactcaGACTAAAGGTCTGTGTCCCCATgcttaacaaaacaaagaacctttAAAATATAACACAGAGGAGGCCTGAGTTTTAACTAAATAGTTGAGATAATAGggctctatttttaatttttctgccCTGTAGCTCACTTTTCAGACTAGAAGaatacttttctgtttttaaaaatatgacgatatatttttttcttttaaaatgtatttagttagggagctaaagagatggttcaatggttaagagcactggctacacttgcagaaaacctgggctcagttcccagcacccacatggctgctcgcAATGATctctagctccagttccaagggatcccacccccaaccccctctccTGATCTCTACTGGCACGACACACAAGAGGCACAGGTAAACCTGCAAAGAAAACACTcctacacacagaataaaaataaataatacaatttttcTAATcaattatgcatttatttattaaggagtatttatttatttatttattttgcatttatttatgcaTGGTATGCATGCAGAGGTCGGAGAACAACTTTGTGgatccagttctctccctctactttaCTACAGGGTCAAGGAACCAAACAAAGGTTATCAGACTTACGCAACAAGCGGGTAAAGGTTTACCCACCAAGCCTGACCATCagccttattcttttttttttttttttaattcttccttttgaggcagggtctcatgcagctTTGCTGACCTTCAATTCcccgatcctcctgcttccaactCCCATGGACAggattcccagcatgcaccaccacgctcagCTCCACGTGTCactcgtttatttatttataaataaaaataagacagatcacagaggaggaaggaggatttgGAGCCATGAGGAAGAGGGTCCAGAGAGAGATCATGGGAACACACCCGAAGCCCAAAGAGCCAGGTCGATGGTAATATGCAAGTATCTCGGGATGGGACCGAGAGGTTGCCAGATTAGCATAGAAAGTAAAGATAGTTCACTTAACTGCCCAGCTATTGAGGTGCAGTTTTAAGTAAATCTTCGTTTCCCTGGGGGATTACTGGGGACTAAcataaggtaaagaaatacagccaggcggtggtggcagcacacctttaatcccagcacttgggaggcagagaaaccctgtctcaaaaaataataaaaataaaaataacaaaaaagaaaaagaaaaaaagaaagaaatacatccTCCAGATTAATTCACTGTTTACATGTATATTAAGAATAaatcatgggggctggagaggtggctcagtggttaagagcactgactgctcttccagaggtcctgagttcaattcctagcaaccccatggtggctcacaaccatctgtaataggatctgatgccctcttctggtgtgtctgaagacagctacagtgtacttgtcatatatataaaataaattttaaaaaaaaagaacaaattgttTATAGTGAGGCAGCAAAGACAACACCGTGGTTGAAAGTACTTACTGCCCtggcaaaggacccaagtttagttcctagAACCCtcagcaggcagctcacagctgcctataacatCAGCtccaggggagaggagaggaggggacacAGCACTGTTGCCCATTCAAAAACCTTTGTGATCACCTGACCAGTGTTAGCTGAGTCCCTACTAGGTGCCAGACCCTAGGATGAATATTGGGAATAAATTCATTAAACAGAATGAGTAGACCCCACGCCTTCCAAGGCCTTACCGTTCATTCTGTGATGAGTCACAATGTCAAAGCCTAATGGAGTTTCAGAGGTCAGCTGTGTCACAACTGTTAAGATGTGAAATGTCACCCGCAGCTCCTGGCCCCTAGCTGGTGGTACTCCTTTTGGAGATTGTGAAACCCTTATGAGGCAAAGTCTAGCTGAAGAAAGTGGCTCACCGGGGCAGCCCTTGAGGTTTGTAGCATCTCCCtgctcccaagccctgggatctctgttctcttctctgaTAAACCACGGGTAGGTAAAGAGTCCCAGCCTCCCACCACCATTGTGCTGTCTGTGCATGGGCCTTCTCTACCATGTTGGACTGTGTCCTGTGAAACCATAAGTCAAAACAAATCCTTTGGtcatagtgaaaagaaaaaagaaaataccaccaCTGAATGAAGGAAAGCCTCAATCTTCCATCTTCTGCCTCTCCTGCTAATCAACAGGCATGGCTCCACATACCAAACCAGCGGCTCCATCTGAACTGTTTCATTTAAACACCTCCTTGGAGTTTTGTGTTATTATTGCTAGCCcgcacccccccaaccccccccccatgtattacagataaggaaactgaggcctgtaAGGGTTAAATAAGTGATGGAGTTGAGATTTAATCCCAGGCTCATTTGAGACCAGATGTCATATGAACACAATGTCTATGCTTCTCCTTCAAATTCTGTGGTCCAACTAGCCCCTGCTCTTCTGTGTAGACCCTTCACCTAAATGGACCAGCCCTTGCCTTATCTGTGCATAGGTAGAATTTCAGAAGCACTCGCACAGTCCCCAGAGCACTTCAGATTCTTACCTGGTGGTCTTTCTCTAGGAATCTATAAGTGTTATGGAATGGCAACTGATTGACTTGTGTAATCTCAATAATCTGTACTTTGCAATCCattactgaaggaaaaaaaaaatagcggaaaaaaggaagaagggggaaaaggagtggggaaagaaaggagagaaaacaaaaggtattgcagtaaatctccaacccgaATCAGCCCGTGCAAAGAACATATaactcagttataatatttataagctgcacGCCTAGATTGGGCCTAGATTGGACCTAGATCTACCACTACATTAGTCTATACCCCCatctatgagatcccttgctacttgtggctcCTCCAGACCATGTggtccatcttccttccaccccctctttctctactttcctcatccttctctttcccctctctaaaacctccagccccacctttcccttccactgcccaatcacaggctctagcctttttcTGACCAGTTAGAATGGGAAGACGTTTCACATGACATCACCTGAGTGTGTGATCCACTCTTCATCagggcagcccctcttgaggaagcagaattaatatcaaaataccaacagcaccagggcaatccacaacaAAAGGTGGAGATAATTATTTGTTTACGGCTTCTGTATAATACATCCCAAGTCCAGCTGCTCCTCTGTGAAATTTTTAATCTTCCTCAACACTGTAAATGCACCCTTCCGACCACTCTGATAATAACCTACTTAAGGGCTGCTCAATGAACACTCACAAAATCCCTCTGGATGCTTCTTGCctgtggtgatttaaatgagaatggctcctaGAAGTacacatatttgaatacttggtccccagttgatggaattgtttaggaaggatttggaggtgtggctttgttggagaaggtgtgccACTGGAGGTGGGTTTTGAAGCCCATGTCTTTCCCTGTGTTACTTCCTACCTGCAGATAAGGATGTaaattctcagctactgctcaagCGCCACGCCTGCCTGTCTCCTACCATGCTGGTCATAGATTTACCCACTCCAAGTCCCGGTAACCTCTTTCTTCTGtcagttgccttagtcatggtgtcttattacagcaataaaaaaataactaaggccaggcagtggtgggacacgcctttaatcccagcacttgggagacagaggcaggtggatttctgagttcgaggccagcctggtctacaaagtgagctccaggacagccagggctatacagagaaaccctgtctcaaaaacaaaataaaacaaacaaagaaacagcttttaatgccatattctgtgatctctgaggtttttgaagactatctatctatctatctatctatcatctatctatctatagtataTCTGAATTATTTGTTTCTAGTCANNNNNNNNNNNNNNNNNNNNNNNNNNATCTCAGCCTCTTCTGTCCCTGTAGGTAATGATTACAGGGTCttacccacacacaaaaaaaaaaaaaaaaaaaaaaaaaaaaaaaaaaaaaaaaaaaaaaaaaaaaaaaaacaccactaaGATATCACCCATATTGtgcccctttctcttttcctatgcacttcttcctctctttccaatCTAGCCTTTGCCCCTGCTACCAACATTTTCCTCCCTTGAGGGCATGGAGAAAAGATGAGTCAGAGGAAAAAGTGAAACTTCAAGGAAGGAAAGACGAACTGAACTTGTAGCCTTATGCTACAGAACACCGCCAGAAAATCGGAAAACAGAAAGTGCCTGGAACACACAGCCTTTACCTTAGAAACTGCCCAGAGAGCTATAGGCaccttttttttctgcttcaggtTTTCTAGATAAGCCTCAAAGCACTGTAGCAAAGCGCTTAGAGGTTCCGGATTCTCAGCTGTATTTGACACAGTGTGACTCGATTGAGCAACGTTAGAATAGCTGTCTGGATCACGCCTCCTGTCCACCTTCAGCAGACATCCAAACCAGAGGCCTGGTAGGGAGGGGCTGGTGCAGGAACACCAGGAGGATTGGACGGCCATGGGCAACAGTCAACTAGCTCTACAGATAAGTAAAGCAAAAGTAGAGATCGAGAGATGGTCTTCGTGGGATTCTGGAATAGAGAGCATTAGCCCAAAGCAGTGGTCAGCAGTGCCCTTCCTTCGGCAGCCCTCAACCTTCGGCAGCACTTATCCCTTGCTCAGCTCCACTTTCCCTACCTTACAGCTCTCCCTCTCCAAGTCAGAGGAGTTCTGACCAGATTCCTAGGAGCGCACTGATGAAGCGACCCTACCAAATAGTGTCATCTGATTTCTTTTGTCTAGGAGTTGAACTGATATGACTGCTAAACCCTTAGCTTTGTTAAGGGGAGGTTGAGGGAAGACACTGTGTGAATATGTTGGGGAAGAAGTGGAAACAAGATGTTAACCAATCTCACCACTTCCTGTTACACCACCCTTCATGTTTTCTGTTGAGAAGTCCTGAACTCTGGCCATTTGACCCAGAGACCAGCCCAGGCCCAGAGAATCATTAGAGATAGGAATCACCCGATCTACTGTGGTAAGCACAGTGCCAGCCACACTGGGGTGAAGTTAAAGCTCCCATCCCAGCTTTCTGTGTTTCAGAGTGAGCGGCTTCCTCTGCTACCTGATCCTGCTACCAGGGTATCCTGCTGTGTCACAGGTCTGACCCACAGAGCCAAGTGACTGTGAAATGGAGCCTCTGACCTGCTTTGAAGCTCAGCAGAGAAAGGAAATCCACTAAGGATGGTGTCAAAATGATGGTGACATCAAATAGGAGTTCCTCTACTTCCTTCAGTCCCCTGCTGGATGCCAAACcatgacagcagcagcagtattTGGGACTTAGCACCCAGAACTGCCAAGTTTCCACAACTCAACcttcatctagatttttttccacAAAAGAAGTGAATATACTTGGCTCGGTGCTGATTCATCTCGATAATCATTGGAATCACACAGAGGAGCAAAGAAGGTTTAAGGCGTTCTTGTCTTCGCCTGGCACTCCTGCTTTTCTGtgattctctctgcctcccattggtctcttctcttcccagagcATTCCTCTCCTCCTGTGTGGGTTTCTCTtaacaaacaaccaaacacacaaaaaagtggAATTTAGCTATCACTTGGTAACTTCTTACAtatcccagattttttttttggggggggggggttcgagacagggtttctctgtgtagccctggctgtcctggaactcactctgtagaccaggctggcctcgaactcagaaatccacctgcctctgcctcccaagtgctgggattaaaggcgtgcgccaccacgcccggctcatatcccagatttttaaaagaaaaacaaattcaatatgttttgaatgaaaatgtagGTTGAGATAGTATTGAAAAGAGATATTAGTAGATTGAAAAgtttaaattactattttatatatGGGTTCAGACCCTTGCCTGCATGCAGATGGGTCTGGGCCAGGCAGGACAGAAGTAAATTCTGAGACAGAACCAAGGGACCCCTGGGACATGGCCCTTGCTGTGAAGGCCATCAACAGGGTCATGTTGCCCCATTCTTGGCCCTGGGAGCTTTGATTCTATGAAGAGCATCCTCTGATAGACTCTCTGTGTGTCCCCGGGTGCTCAGCTCTGATCTACACAGAACAAGTGGTTCTATCCCCCTTGGTATGTTTTCCTGGGGCtctccctcctgtccctgcccTGCCACAGGGCTCACCCATCAGAGCCCACAGTCAGGAATCAGATGGTGTTTCTGGAAAAGGAAACTGGTGAGATGgcctggggggttggggggaaggctATTTACTTCCTCTCTTCTAGTCAAATAGGGCCCTTAAGGGTTCCGGATATCTGTGGTGACATTTTCTGTCTGCTGCAGCAGCATGTGGCAGCTACTACTACCAACAGCTCTGGTACTTACAGGTAAGTGGGACTCAGTCTAGATGAAGGTACAAACTTATGACTACCTACGTTCAGCAGAGACCTCCCGAGTTTCAGGTCAGGCATAGAACCCCCACTATGGGCCTGGATTTAACTCCTAAGACAGACTGTTAGAGATAAGCTCTGATTTGTGCTTCATTAGGAGGGGACTGTGAGTTCATCGGTTTGGGTCCCTGTTTCCCTAAGTGTAAATCGAAGAGCAAGAACTAGGTGGCCCTAAGGTTTATGCTTGCTGACATCCTAGCATCTCTTTCCAGGCCGGGTTTAGGTTAAGGTGGTTTCTGTGGCTTGATTTAGGGAAATGTGATGGTTACTTTTAACCTGACAGTTTTAACAGGGaacaaggagaaaggaaacaatgACAAGAACTAGGATTTGAGTTTCCTGAAGCACAGGCCCAGGCCTTAGAGAAGAGAAGGAGCAGCcagagggaaggtgggagggagtcTCGCTGCTTAGCATCTGACtcatgcctttctttttcttgcagCTTTCTCTGGCATTCGAGCTGGTGAGTTTGCCTCAGAGTCTTAGATTGATGGAGGGAAATACACACAAAGGCCCCAGGAAGTTGGGAAAGGACTATTGTATGGTGTCTGGTGTGGGGACAGGGTCTGGGGGCTAGGAGCAATACCCTAACACAGTCAGGATTGACCCTAGTACCTCTGGCCAATTTTTCTCCAGCTACAGAAAAGGTCAAAATTGGGGTCAAGTGCTTCCCTGCCTAGATACCCAAAGAATGAGCCATAGGCCAGCTGAGAGCGCTTCAGGTTTGTTTCCTCTGCCTGTATTACCCTGGGAGTACCAGGCTAGGGCCCACTCCTGTGTCCTCACTCCAAATTCTCTTGACTCCTCATCAGGTCTCCAAAAGGCTGTGGTGAACCTAGACCCCAAGTGGGTCAGGGTGCTTGAGGAAGACAGCGTGACCCTCAGATGCCAGGGCACCTTCTCCCCCGAGGACAGTTCTACCAAGTGGTTCCATAACGAAAGCCTCATCCCACACCAGGATGCCAACTATGTCATCCAAAGTGCCAGAGTTAAGGACAGTGGAATGTACAGGTGCCAGACAGCCCTCTCCACGCTCAGTGACCCAGTGCAGCTAGAGGTCCATATGGGTGAGTTGAAGGGAAAGAGGGGCCTgaattatttggggaaagccagtaTGGTTTGGATTAATATGGTAGGGTGACACACGGTCCCTCGGATGGGGGTAGAACTCTAGTTCTGACTATAAGTCTGCAGAGCATCAAACTCCTGCAGTGTGTTCAGGAGGGCATCTAACGACTCCAGGAATTGGTGTTTTCACAGAACACATACAACATAGACACGCACTCTGATATCAGGACATGTTCcatatcattcattcattagaCTATGTTCCTagaacctcagtttccctctcctATCTTATCCCTAAGAGATTACACTCCTGCTCATCTAAAAGGCCAAACAGCGGTCCTCCTCTGCTCTGTGTAAGGTTGTCTTGGTATTCTTCAAATGTTGATGTCTGTACCCGCAGAGAGCTGATTACTGCCTGGATTTTGATACCATTATTCTTAGGGCTCGTCACCGGCCTCAGTATTTTGTAAACTTACTCCCTCCCTTTGATTGGCTTAATAAAGAGCCGATGGACGAGAGcaaagcaggagaggaaaggagggacttCCGGGCAGAGATAGGAACTGTGGGAAGATTTAGGGCCAGGGAGCCTGACACTGGGGTAGAAGGAACTGAGTGATAAGTAACTGGTCACGTTGCAGGACAACGGGGTTAGTCGGGGTTAGTCTGTATGAGCTAGCTGAGACCCAGCCAAGCTATATTGCCTAGGCTTTCAGAAATATTAATAAATCTCTATGTCCTTATTTGGGAGTTGGCAGGTCCAAGACAGCCCAGCAATACTGTTTCAGATCTTTAATAACCTGTCTATACTATCTTCCCATGCATGCCATGCGGGGACTTACGTGGGGACTTACACTTGGCCCCTTCTAGCATGAGGGACGGATCTGTCTTAGGAGGCAAGGGGATAAGGAAAAGATaaatacacactgacacacagaaaaTCTTGGATCAGAGAGTCCAGCTCGCTGACAAAGCCCCAGGCCCCAGGAAGCTAAGCACGTTTACTAGATAGAGTTGAACAGAGAGTGGAATTACTGCATGCAGCTAAACAAGGAATTGGGGTCACTACATACAGCTAAACacagagatagctatatctgtatctgtctgtatgtctgtatgtatattgTTAAATAGAGATTACCAAGGCAggtttagctaatctcagtaggagCAGTCTCTGTAGGGGACAGTCTTTAGGCTATAAACATCCAAGGGTAGAGTTACAGTGGACATTTTCTGCACGTACCTATCAACACCCACACTTGGACCATCCCTCTAAGCCTCACTTTAAAGAGGGCCTTGGGTCTGGGTCCTTGACATGGCAGTGTGGAGGTATCTACACACTCACCCTTTacatcagtgcttctcaaccttcctaatgctgcgaccctttttttttttaaagacttatttatttatttatttatttatttatttatttatttatttattatatgtaagtacactgtagctgtcctcagacactccagaagagggcatcagatcggaTCTGCATCAGATCGGCATCAcaacggatggttgtgagccaccatgtggttgctgggacttgaactcaggaccttcaaaagagcagtcggtgctcttaaccactgagccatctcaccagctcctgctgcgaccctttgatacagttccccgtgttgtggtgacccccaggcataaaattatttcattgcgacttcataactgtaattttgctactgttatgagttgtaatgatTCATAACATGGaactgatatgcaggatatctgatatctaCCCAGATAAGCACTTGACCCACACACAGGTTGAAAAATCACATTTATCATTGgatagacgtgtgtgtgtgtgtgtgtgtgtgtgtgagtgtgtgtgtcaatAACAGCATCCTAGTTTGAGAGCAGTTAAGAGAACTACTTTTTCAGGCATAGATCTTTCCTAGCATACTTGGAATCACATCACATACTGTCAGCCTGACTCTGTTTACACAACTGACCCATTTGTACAGTGTGAGAGGGTGGGGCAGGGCTGACAAGGGAGTCTATATCGGGGTCCCAGTGAACTGGGCATCCCAAAATGGTTCTTGTGGTTCCTTTGTCTCTAACTATCCACCTAGACTACACAGATCTCACTGTGCAGAGCTACAACATCAATTATCTTGTTGGCTGAAAGAAGGCAATAGGAAAATCAAGTCTTAGGGCAGGGAGGCAGCTCTGTGGATAAAGATGCTTACTGCTAAGCCTGGATAAACCTGGGTTCGGTCCCTAGAACTCAGAAGGAAAGAACACACACCTGTAAGTTGTCCTTTCATCTTTACAAACAGGACATGGCACAtgagtacatgcacacacacacataaacatttctatttttaagatttttatttactttatatatgtgagtacactgtagctgtcttcagacccaccagaagaagacataagatcccattacagatggttgtgagccaccatgtcgttgctgggaattgaactcaggatcttttaaccactgagctatctctccagcccaacacgtgtaccttttttaaaataatagaaatcaagagacaggcatggtggcttatgcctttaaacctagcactcaTGAGGCGGTGacagagggatctctgtgagactgaggccagcctggtctacacagtaaattccagaacagccagagctacatagtgagaccctgtctcaaaaaaaaaaaaaaaaaaaaaaaaaaaaggtaaaaagaaaattcaactcTAATTAGTTTGGCTTGACTTTGCTCTAGAAATGGGCGTTGACTGTCTAGTTAACAAGGACTTGGAGAGGCTGTGGCCATGAGCATTAAATCGATCAAGAAAGCCCCAGATTTTCCTTTAGGGCCAGATTCACCTTTGCTTATGCTCTGTATCTTCTTTGGatagaatattattattattattattattattattattattattattatctcattGGCTCTTTAATCCCTCTCTCTTAGCTCATTGTAGAACGTACCACACTGCAGTATAATGTTCAGAATATATTTCTACATTCTAGACTATAGGTTCTGTAAGGTTAGAGACCATAAACGGTAGAAATCTGAATATCCCCAGTGTAAAATGTCTGTCATGTGTTTGCTGAATGAATATATGTTTGCATATTAGTTATGTTTGCAGCAAGACAGACAAAACAAGAATGTTCCCCCAGTCTTTGTTGTGGAAcgcacctgtgaccccagctcttgggaggcagaggaggaggatcaAGGGGCATGGGACCATCCTTGGCTGTACGAAACAAGTGCAAGACAACCTTGACATCAGGAGACCATGGCTTAAGAAACAAatatagctgggtggtggtggtggaggcgcacgcctgtaatcccagcacttgggaggcagaggcaggcggatttctgagttcaaggccagcctggtctacaaagtaagttccaggacagccagggctatcctggaacttacttttttagacagagaaaccctgtctaaaaaagaagcaaatatataaACTATGCTATATCCATATCAATTACAATCTTATACTAATTGCAATGTACTCCTTAGCTGAAAAGGTAAGCGGCTAAACAGATGCATGGTATTTTTGATAACCAATAtagcttgtttatttattgtttatgttaggggcttttcttttctttttttttttttNttttttttttttttggtaataggTACCATGTAGTCCAGAgatgcctggaactcactatatagtccaaGCTAACCTTTAAACTCCTAAtgttcttgcctctgcttcttgtaTACCGCCTTGGCTGATAAATGATCTAACtcattaaataatagaaattgcTCTCAGTTTGGCGACTCTTCCTGGTGAAGAATCTCTGCCAAAATGTCCTACTAATTTTGTTTATCTCTGGGCACTAAAATTTAAAACCCACAGtatatttgtctttgttcttACTATGAATGTCACTTGGgttatatttcaaaaattaataggAAAAGAGCATTTTAATAACCTCTGCTgctagtcccccccccccagggtaaACTCCTATTAATCTTCACACACACCTTCCTTTCTGTGCACTTAACATGATCCCATTAATACTGTCACCTGCTATCAGTGTTTATCTGACTTGTATTTCCCCAGGCTCTGTCCCACTTGACTTCACAGCCCCGCTGTGTGAAATCTGATCACCTGAGATTATTGTGGGAATGGCACCCTGGCCTTCCTTTCTCTGGTGAAAGCCTTGCTTAATCATGGTCTAACTGAGGCCCCCCAGCCTTTGAGAACCAGAAATGACTCGACAACTcgcccttctctctccctgccctccacccccacttctcTCCTTCCGACTTTCATACTGAGGCCTCCTCTACCTACCTTTGTTGCAACCACTCCTATGAACACTTACTCTCCTGATCCTGACCACTGCAGGGACTCTCAACATCCCTGTATCTCTTGAAAtctaactttattattatttttttaatgtagaaagcttattttggttttggctttggtttagttttttagagacagggtttctctatgtagccctggctgtcctggaactcactctgtagtccaggctggcctcaaactcacagagctcagcctgcttctgcctcccagaattaaaggcatgcactacacCACCTGACTTAgaaacccatttttaaatataattggtTTGGAAATACTGAGTCCTTATTACCTGCTGAATGTAAGCCCAGCATATAGGGGTTCTGCAGATATCCTcaactttgtttctcttctccttcattgtagttctctctctctctctctctctctctctctgtgtgtgtgtgtgtgtgtgtgtctgtctctctgtctctctctctatgtgtgtgtgtgtctctctctctgtctgtgtgtgtgtgtgtgtgtctctgtctgtgtgtgtgtgtacctgtcttCTTCTTTAGACTAAAGGTCATGTGTGATCTGAGGAGCTATGTAGGACAATTCTCAGTCTGGATTTCCATTGCTTCTAGGATGGGGTGATAACCTTGCCCTGCAGAAAAGATCCACATTCAGAATTCACCCTCCTGACTGAGACTTCtcggctgggcagtggtggtgcacgccttcaatcccagcacttgggaggcagaggcaggcagatcccagagtttgaggccagcctggtctataaagttctaggacagctaggactacacagagaaaacctgtctggaaaaacaaaacaaaaataccatttaCCTGACTgagatttctctgtcttttagGCTGGCTATTGCTTCAGACCACTAAGTGGTGGTTCCAGGAGGGGGACCCCATTCATCTGAGATGC contains:
- the LOC110299183 gene encoding low affinity immunoglobulin gamma Fc region receptor IV isoform X1, which codes for MWQLLLPTALVLTAFSGIRAGLQKAVVNLDPKWVRVLEEDSVTLRCQGTFSPEDSSTKWFHNESLIPHQDANYVIQSARVKDSGMYRCQTALSTLSDPVQLEVHMGWLLLQTTKWWFQEGDPIHLRCHSWQNRPVRKVTYLQDGKGKKYFHENSELLIPKATHNDSGSYFCRGLIGHNNKSSASIRISLGDPGSASTFPPWHQITFCLLIGLLFAIDTVLYFSVQRGLQSPVADYEEPKIQWSKEPQDK